In Chitinophaga nivalis, a single genomic region encodes these proteins:
- a CDS encoding AAA family ATPase — protein MKILSIRINNLASLDNVTEIDFTREPLSSAGIFAITGPTGAGKSTILDALCLALYGKTPRYNQARESGIEVHDVQGSTISQGDTRGILRDGTAEGYAEVDFIGVDNQHYRATWRVKRAHGKVAGSLQPFNMALKNISTDTDVPGKKTELLLEIERLVGLSFEQFTRAALLAQGDFTAFLKAGKDEKSSLLEKLTGTGIYSDISRRIFEKHREAAQVLKTLEEKRKDIPTLTTEELDALTAQKAALDESIPLQEKQLEILNNEIAWHATSTALQSSLEAAQQVHRDAITAKNEAAPREQQLKQTDQVQPARKWVDAQHTAQQQLQSKTDLLTKLEQTLLTLQTQEKELTSQVETAQSTLESATGALDAAQPQLDEAKALDVQVKERAAQVQQAKATVATLTTAHQEQEKKLQANQETAGKVSENIAQLIKWKEQHAARQPVADNHLLITSKLSDAATLLGNLQTVAAQIKTVQEKIAANKQEQAKLALESASKQQALETAKETHQANASTLAAIPIATLEQDKSKTDTVIEDIIRAAAHWQLLEHDSKAYHAAIATLNKDATLLGSQQQELIQTMDLLKTAKTKRDTSARIVEKARLAAAENVESLRAQLQPEEPCPVCGSKEHPYVTHNPQLDRVLEELEAIYLEDETTFNKYFTAHTTLDTTCKQLTASIRNQETDLQKKEAALKGLQQTWKTFTIYQEATSIPEDQKSSWLQQQLEQQRTLHRQLQQQVQDHATLKQKVELQKEQVEQADKALTDITNTIKDAARTLLSLQEQEAGYTHEQEVASNNLTAITAAISTYFTASNWQEQWQADPTSFTQRISDFAAQWKSQHDKLDENTRQQGILSATEQAIQAQLQLSATEVEKKKNDQAALTKDHEGLLSRRKNIFGGATVSTVETSLKQAIETARQTATAYQETQQKLQTDITRITTRKEEGDKDIATHQVEIKEFTEKIEQWLLQYNTQHTPTLTHSELLQLLSHTPEWIDAERTFLQQIANAVTQAQSVRSERETGLNKHIALRLSDRQPEELTTLLTAAREQLKADDKENHQIVFRLQEDKNNKEKIGHLLTSIEKQGLITENWAALNDILGSSDGKKFRQVAQEYTLDVLLRYANMHLENLNKRYVLQRIPDTLGLQVLDQDMGNEIRTVYSLSGGESFLVSLALALGLASLSSSRMQVESLFIDEGFGSLDAATLAMAMDTLERLQNQGRKVGVISHVQEMTERIPVQVKVSKHASGKSKVQVVDFCMD, from the coding sequence ATGAAGATACTCAGCATACGTATTAATAATCTGGCTTCCCTGGATAATGTGACAGAGATCGATTTCACCCGGGAGCCCCTTAGTTCCGCCGGTATATTTGCCATTACGGGGCCAACGGGTGCCGGCAAATCTACTATCCTGGACGCCCTTTGTCTCGCCTTATACGGCAAAACACCCCGGTATAACCAGGCCAGGGAAAGTGGTATTGAAGTACACGATGTACAAGGCAGCACGATCAGTCAGGGTGATACCCGGGGGATATTGCGCGATGGTACCGCAGAAGGTTATGCGGAAGTAGATTTTATAGGCGTAGACAATCAGCATTACCGGGCTACCTGGAGGGTAAAAAGGGCACACGGCAAAGTAGCAGGCAGTTTACAGCCATTCAATATGGCCCTGAAAAATATCAGTACCGATACCGATGTTCCCGGGAAGAAAACAGAACTGCTACTCGAAATAGAGCGACTGGTCGGACTGAGTTTTGAACAGTTCACCCGCGCAGCGTTACTGGCGCAGGGCGATTTTACGGCCTTCCTGAAAGCAGGCAAAGATGAAAAATCATCCCTGCTGGAAAAGCTGACAGGTACCGGCATCTATTCGGACATCTCCCGGCGGATCTTTGAAAAACACAGGGAAGCAGCACAAGTATTAAAAACACTGGAAGAAAAGCGAAAAGATATCCCTACGCTGACCACCGAAGAACTGGACGCTTTAACGGCGCAAAAAGCAGCACTGGATGAAAGTATTCCGCTGCAGGAAAAGCAGCTGGAGATACTGAATAACGAAATTGCCTGGCATGCAACCAGCACGGCACTGCAATCCAGCCTGGAAGCGGCGCAGCAAGTACATAGGGACGCCATTACGGCTAAAAATGAAGCCGCTCCCCGGGAACAGCAACTAAAACAAACTGACCAGGTACAACCGGCCAGAAAATGGGTAGATGCACAACATACTGCCCAACAACAATTACAAAGCAAAACAGATCTCCTGACAAAACTGGAGCAGACGCTACTCACCTTGCAAACGCAGGAAAAAGAGCTGACCAGTCAGGTAGAGACAGCCCAAAGTACACTGGAATCCGCTACCGGCGCGCTGGACGCCGCACAGCCCCAATTGGACGAAGCTAAGGCACTGGATGTACAAGTAAAGGAAAGAGCAGCACAGGTACAACAAGCCAAAGCAACAGTAGCCACCCTCACTACAGCCCACCAGGAGCAGGAAAAGAAACTACAGGCCAATCAGGAAACAGCTGGGAAAGTAAGTGAAAATATAGCGCAGTTAATCAAATGGAAAGAACAGCATGCCGCCCGGCAACCTGTTGCCGACAATCACCTCCTGATTACTTCCAAGCTATCAGATGCAGCTACCTTGCTGGGAAACTTACAGACAGTTGCGGCACAAATCAAAACCGTACAGGAAAAGATAGCTGCCAACAAACAAGAGCAGGCCAAACTGGCCCTGGAATCAGCATCGAAGCAGCAGGCTTTGGAGACGGCAAAGGAAACACACCAGGCCAATGCCAGCACACTGGCAGCGATTCCCATCGCGACTTTGGAACAAGACAAGTCAAAGACCGATACAGTGATAGAAGATATCATCCGGGCAGCAGCTCATTGGCAACTGCTCGAGCATGACTCAAAAGCATATCATGCGGCCATAGCTACCCTGAATAAGGATGCCACGCTCCTGGGTAGTCAGCAACAAGAGCTGATACAAACAATGGACCTGCTAAAGACGGCTAAAACCAAGCGGGACACCTCCGCCCGCATAGTGGAAAAAGCCCGGCTGGCAGCGGCAGAAAATGTAGAAAGCCTGCGGGCACAACTACAACCCGAAGAGCCTTGCCCCGTTTGTGGTAGCAAAGAACATCCGTACGTTACACACAATCCGCAACTGGACCGTGTGCTCGAAGAACTGGAAGCAATATATCTGGAGGATGAAACAACTTTCAACAAATACTTCACAGCACATACCACCCTGGATACCACCTGTAAACAACTGACAGCAAGCATCCGCAACCAGGAAACCGACCTGCAGAAAAAAGAAGCTGCCTTAAAAGGGTTACAGCAAACCTGGAAAACTTTTACTATCTATCAGGAAGCCACCAGCATACCGGAAGATCAAAAAAGTAGTTGGCTGCAGCAACAACTGGAGCAACAAAGAACATTACATCGACAGCTGCAGCAACAGGTACAGGATCATGCTACCTTAAAACAAAAAGTGGAGCTGCAAAAAGAGCAGGTGGAACAGGCAGACAAAGCACTTACCGATATTACCAATACCATCAAAGATGCCGCGAGAACACTCCTGTCTTTACAAGAGCAGGAAGCTGGCTACACACATGAACAGGAAGTTGCCAGCAATAATCTGACCGCTATCACGGCCGCCATATCCACTTACTTCACAGCCAGCAACTGGCAGGAGCAATGGCAGGCGGATCCCACCTCGTTTACACAACGTATCAGTGATTTTGCCGCACAGTGGAAGTCGCAGCATGATAAGCTGGATGAAAATACCCGGCAACAGGGTATATTATCCGCAACGGAGCAAGCAATACAGGCGCAACTGCAACTGAGTGCGACGGAAGTGGAAAAGAAAAAAAACGACCAGGCTGCATTGACTAAAGATCACGAGGGCCTTCTTTCGCGCAGAAAGAACATCTTCGGCGGAGCAACCGTATCAACTGTGGAAACATCCCTGAAACAAGCAATAGAGACAGCGAGGCAAACAGCAACAGCATATCAGGAAACGCAGCAAAAACTACAAACGGATATCACCCGCATCACTACACGGAAAGAAGAAGGAGATAAAGATATAGCTACCCACCAGGTGGAGATAAAAGAGTTTACTGAAAAAATAGAGCAATGGCTGCTACAGTACAATACACAGCATACGCCAACGCTGACGCATAGTGAATTATTACAACTGTTATCACATACACCGGAATGGATAGACGCGGAACGGACCTTCCTGCAGCAAATAGCGAATGCCGTTACCCAGGCACAATCCGTACGCTCCGAACGCGAAACGGGATTGAATAAACATATAGCACTACGTTTATCAGACCGCCAGCCGGAAGAACTGACCACCTTACTGACAGCAGCCAGGGAGCAGCTAAAAGCAGATGACAAGGAAAATCATCAGATCGTGTTTCGTTTACAGGAGGATAAAAACAATAAGGAGAAAATTGGTCATTTGCTGACTTCCATTGAAAAGCAAGGCCTGATTACAGAAAACTGGGCAGCGCTGAACGACATTCTGGGTTCTTCCGACGGTAAAAAGTTTCGGCAGGTGGCCCAGGAATATACCCTGGATGTATTACTGCGCTATGCGAATATGCACCTCGAAAATCTAAATAAACGATACGTACTGCAGCGTATTCCCGATACCCTGGGCTTACAGGTACTGGACCAGGATATGGGTAATGAAATACGCACCGTTTACTCCCTCTCCGGCGGAGAATCTTTTTTGGTATCGCTGGCATTGGCATTGGGCCTGGCTTCCCTCTCTTCCAGCCGTATGCAGGTAGAATCCTTATTTATTGATGAAGGCTTTGGTTCATTGGACGCGGCCACGCTGGCCATGGCGATGGATACGCTGGAACGGCTGCAGAACCAGGGACGCAAAGTGGGCGTTATTTCCCACGTGCAGGAAATGACAGAACGTATCCCCGTACAGGTGAAAGTCAGTAAACATGCCAGTGGAAAGAGTAAAGTGCAGGTAGTAGACTTTTGTATGGATTAA
- a CDS encoding alpha/beta fold hydrolase, with product MNDSKAYTTGSVTSKDGTSIGYRQTGSGPGVILVHGGMMTAKNFLKLAGFLSSEFTVYIPDRRGRGLSGPFGPNYGIGSESEDLQALIHQTATDKIFGLSSGAIGVLQTAIIEPGLKKVVLYEPPIPVSGTDPAAWSSRYESALSRGNFGKAMFTAIKGTDDPSLFTALPAFLVAPLLNMGINADAKKQAGDDVPLKSLIPTVHYDLILVRESSGMIDRCKDIKAEILLMGGTRSQRYLKLALDALSATLPQAKRVVLQGLGHIAADNDGNPERIAKELKVFFQSGNR from the coding sequence ATGAATGACTCCAAAGCATATACCACCGGTAGCGTTACATCAAAGGATGGAACAAGCATTGGTTATAGACAAACCGGGTCCGGGCCGGGAGTTATTCTGGTCCATGGTGGGATGATGACCGCTAAAAATTTCCTGAAACTTGCCGGCTTCTTATCCAGTGAATTCACTGTTTATATTCCGGACAGGCGGGGACGCGGTTTAAGCGGTCCGTTTGGCCCGAACTATGGCATTGGATCGGAAAGTGAGGATTTGCAGGCATTAATCCATCAGACAGCAACGGATAAGATATTTGGGCTTAGTTCGGGGGCTATTGGCGTACTGCAAACGGCCATCATAGAACCAGGGCTTAAAAAAGTAGTACTCTACGAACCTCCGATCCCGGTTAGTGGAACTGACCCTGCGGCCTGGAGCAGTCGCTATGAATCAGCCCTCTCGCGTGGAAACTTTGGAAAAGCCATGTTCACGGCTATAAAAGGTACCGATGACCCTTCTCTGTTTACGGCCTTGCCGGCCTTTCTTGTTGCCCCATTGCTAAATATGGGTATAAACGCAGATGCAAAGAAACAAGCGGGCGATGACGTGCCCTTGAAATCCTTAATACCAACCGTACATTACGATCTTATATTGGTACGTGAATCATCCGGAATGATAGATCGGTGTAAAGACATTAAAGCGGAGATACTACTGATGGGTGGGACCAGGAGCCAACGTTACCTTAAACTTGCGCTTGATGCATTGAGTGCCACTTTGCCGCAAGCAAAGCGGGTAGTATTGCAGGGGCTGGGACATATAGCCGCCGATAATGATGGCAATCCGGAAAGAATTGCAAAGGAGTTAAAAGTCTTTTTTCAATCCGGTAATAGGTAA
- a CDS encoding DUF4304 domain-containing protein yields MDRFKFLLSAIGNCLKSNNWKKQGKTFYFSQDNNWGLINFQNSTDNQEEILFTINLAVSSTVLRKFEDKDLTKMPGIVRCHWTERIGFLMPVNKDFWWEIDATTDLLALSREIIEILVQKGIPEIKKHMSDHALIAHWIRGESKGLTDFQRMVNLVILLKHEHHPLLIDYIKELENIAAVDPIARYYLKELDIRYGNR; encoded by the coding sequence ATGGATAGATTTAAATTCCTGCTATCAGCAATCGGAAATTGCTTAAAATCCAACAATTGGAAAAAACAGGGCAAAACATTTTATTTTTCCCAGGACAACAACTGGGGATTAATAAATTTCCAGAACAGTACTGATAACCAAGAAGAGATATTATTCACCATTAATCTGGCAGTGTCATCCACCGTTTTAAGAAAGTTTGAAGATAAAGATCTTACTAAAATGCCAGGAATAGTACGCTGCCATTGGACCGAAAGAATTGGTTTTCTCATGCCCGTCAATAAAGATTTTTGGTGGGAAATAGATGCCACTACTGATTTGCTGGCTCTTTCCAGAGAAATAATCGAAATCCTGGTACAAAAAGGAATACCTGAAATAAAAAAGCACATGAGTGATCATGCTTTAATAGCGCATTGGATCAGGGGAGAAAGTAAAGGTTTAACAGATTTTCAGAGGATGGTAAATTTAGTCATCTTACTAAAGCATGAGCATCATCCTTTATTAATTGATTATATCAAGGAACTGGAAAATATCGCCGCTGTCGACCCTATCGCAAGATATTATTTAAAAGAATTAGATATTCGATATGGAAACCGCTAA
- a CDS encoding response regulator, which yields MKRKILITENNADSKFLLFSLLKGLYDISFENDVGYLLTGNFEKPDLFILNSYVSESSILAVCKQLKANARLKDVPILIISGSADIEHMMKACPGDDFIRKPFGKSTLLAKIATVIQRKATSLNPGINSTGT from the coding sequence ATGAAACGAAAAATCCTCATTACAGAAAACAATGCCGACAGTAAGTTTTTACTCTTCTCTTTACTGAAAGGGCTATACGACATATCTTTTGAAAACGATGTGGGTTATTTATTAACAGGAAATTTTGAAAAACCGGACCTGTTTATTCTGAATAGTTATGTTTCCGAAAGTAGCATCTTAGCCGTGTGCAAACAACTAAAAGCAAATGCCCGGCTAAAAGATGTACCGATACTCATCATATCCGGATCCGCGGATATAGAACATATGATGAAAGCGTGTCCGGGAGACGATTTCATCAGAAAACCTTTTGGTAAATCAACCTTACTCGCTAAAATAGCAACCGTTATTCAGCGAAAAGCGACTTCCTTAAATCCAGGTATCAACTCCACAGGTACCTGA
- a CDS encoding sensor histidine kinase, whose amino-acid sequence MYKKKSIKWLRNVLLHLIMWISYALLYHLINYSYQPEEYKPLMLDTIGKYLIAAFIFYYNALFAMPRYLNKSNYIKYIVLLIALFFISSLFKQVFYTYVLPLFGYPREIPYTFLQSFLMNTWWVSQYTLIAFGYWFATIKIHYEREQSSREKDILRLEKEKIIAEYEMLKSQINPHFFYNILNFFYAKSLSGPNELTTGIEKLSEIMRYSLQRNEDEAGLVLITEEIMQIKRIIEINALRFQNLNFAFKEEGCFTDIKIIPHVMLTFIENVFKHGDVTNKSPVVLEICYNNGTFNFFCKNVKQLDTGNTSTGIGLENIRKRLQLSYQTRHTLSIKEDTNTFLVNLKISLQ is encoded by the coding sequence ATGTATAAAAAAAAGTCCATCAAATGGTTAAGAAACGTCCTTCTTCATCTTATCATGTGGATCTCATACGCCCTGTTGTATCATCTCATTAATTATTCATATCAACCAGAAGAATATAAGCCACTAATGTTGGATACAATTGGAAAATACCTCATTGCTGCTTTCATATTTTATTACAATGCGTTGTTTGCTATGCCACGCTATTTAAATAAAAGTAACTATATAAAATATATCGTGCTATTAATAGCGCTCTTTTTTATATCCAGCCTGTTTAAACAGGTATTTTACACCTATGTGCTACCTCTTTTTGGATACCCAAGAGAAATTCCCTATACCTTTTTACAATCATTTTTGATGAATACCTGGTGGGTATCCCAATACACATTAATCGCTTTTGGCTATTGGTTTGCCACCATAAAGATTCATTATGAAAGAGAGCAATCTAGCAGAGAAAAAGACATACTCAGATTAGAAAAAGAAAAAATAATAGCCGAGTATGAGATGCTCAAATCACAAATTAATCCTCACTTCTTCTATAACATTCTCAATTTCTTTTATGCAAAATCTCTTTCCGGGCCAAATGAGTTAACCACTGGTATTGAAAAACTATCTGAAATTATGAGATATAGTCTCCAAAGAAATGAGGATGAAGCCGGGTTGGTTTTAATCACGGAAGAGATCATGCAAATAAAAAGGATAATAGAAATAAATGCACTTAGATTTCAAAACCTAAATTTCGCATTTAAGGAGGAAGGTTGTTTTACTGACATAAAAATAATACCACATGTAATGTTAACATTTATAGAGAATGTTTTCAAACATGGAGACGTCACGAACAAATCTCCAGTGGTACTTGAGATTTGCTATAACAATGGAACATTCAACTTTTTCTGCAAGAACGTAAAACAATTAGATACAGGAAATACATCAACCGGTATTGGTTTGGAAAACATACGAAAAAGACTACAGCTATCATATCAGACACGACATACATTATCTATAAAGGAAGATACTAACACATTCTTAGTAAATTTAAAAATAAGCCTACAATGA
- a CDS encoding LytR/AlgR family response regulator transcription factor: protein MINCLIIDDEISGIEILTHHIQKTSALKLIGSTNSALSAIDFLKENSVDLIFLDIRMPEINGIELLKILGNKYKVILTTAYAEYAHQGFEFDVIDYLLKPITLERFLISINKLIERTKDNHQTKNDVIFVRSGAKGSLEKIVLSDVYYIEACPNYVSIHNAKEKKLVQIGLYQLEKALPKNFKRVHKSYIINTDKISSICGNLITLYGPIEKLPIGNTYKEDFIKSIENKIVT, encoded by the coding sequence ATGATTAACTGTCTGATTATAGACGATGAAATTTCCGGAATTGAAATCCTGACGCATCATATTCAAAAAACATCAGCACTAAAACTAATAGGGTCCACAAATTCAGCACTATCTGCAATAGATTTCCTAAAAGAGAACAGCGTAGATCTTATTTTTTTAGATATCCGTATGCCGGAAATTAATGGAATCGAATTATTAAAAATATTAGGCAATAAGTATAAAGTAATACTAACAACAGCTTATGCTGAATATGCACATCAGGGTTTTGAATTTGATGTTATAGATTATCTTTTAAAACCCATAACCCTGGAAAGATTTTTAATCTCCATCAATAAACTAATAGAAAGAACTAAAGACAATCATCAAACTAAAAATGATGTCATTTTTGTACGATCTGGTGCAAAGGGAAGCCTGGAGAAGATAGTTTTATCTGATGTTTACTATATTGAAGCATGCCCAAATTATGTATCTATACATAACGCCAAGGAAAAAAAACTGGTTCAAATAGGATTATATCAACTTGAAAAGGCGCTTCCAAAAAACTTTAAGAGGGTTCACAAATCTTACATTATCAATACAGATAAAATATCATCTATATGTGGTAATTTAATCACGCTTTATGGCCCTATAGAAAAACTACCCATCGGAAATACGTACAAAGAAGATTTCATAAAATCCATTGAAAATAAAATAGTGACTTAA
- a CDS encoding exonuclease SbcCD subunit D, with translation MKILHTADWHIGQLFYEYDRTYEHQQFLDWLVTTLQEEQVDVLLVSGDVFDLSNPSAAAIRMFYSFLNKAAKANPALQIIITAGNHDSASRLESPKPLLESSNIHIVGIVEKDAAGNIDYEKLVIPLKDKDHHIQAWCLAIPFLRIGDYPVIADAENPYAEGIEALYTAAYDYACQRKTNEQGIIAMGHLHTQKAITSDMDKVERQIMGGVESIAASAFPAGISYVALGHIHKAQRIGGQEHIRYSGSPLPMSFSEINYKHQVIVFELNGTTISQSTAIEIPVTVALQQVPAVHSPLSAVLAALAQLPAADENSGLAPYLEVRVLEEGPEPARRFKIESALAGKHVRLARIDVRYHSSSTNGDQTSIVAADELSNLQPLDVFSKVYQSRYNTAVPEKLLQLFHQVTQEVTQTL, from the coding sequence ATGAAAATATTACACACAGCAGATTGGCATATTGGTCAGCTGTTTTATGAATACGACCGTACCTATGAGCACCAGCAATTCCTGGATTGGCTGGTCACTACCTTACAGGAAGAGCAGGTAGACGTATTACTGGTCAGTGGCGATGTATTTGACTTGTCTAATCCGTCAGCAGCGGCTATCAGGATGTTTTACAGCTTCCTGAATAAAGCGGCGAAAGCCAATCCTGCCCTGCAGATTATCATTACCGCCGGCAACCATGATTCGGCCTCCAGGCTGGAATCACCTAAACCATTGCTGGAATCCTCCAATATACATATCGTTGGGATAGTAGAGAAAGATGCAGCGGGTAATATTGATTATGAAAAGTTAGTTATTCCGTTAAAAGATAAAGACCATCACATACAAGCCTGGTGCCTGGCGATTCCCTTCCTGCGGATAGGTGATTACCCTGTCATTGCAGATGCCGAAAACCCTTATGCGGAAGGCATTGAAGCCCTGTATACGGCTGCATACGACTATGCATGCCAGCGGAAAACAAACGAACAGGGCATTATTGCGATGGGACACCTGCATACCCAAAAAGCCATCACGTCGGATATGGATAAGGTGGAAAGACAAATCATGGGAGGCGTGGAGTCCATTGCTGCCAGCGCTTTTCCTGCCGGCATCAGCTATGTGGCACTGGGACATATACACAAGGCCCAGCGTATAGGTGGCCAGGAGCATATCCGGTATAGTGGTAGTCCGCTCCCCATGTCATTTTCAGAAATCAATTATAAACACCAGGTGATTGTTTTTGAACTGAATGGTACGACGATCAGTCAATCGACGGCTATTGAAATACCGGTAACCGTAGCCTTACAACAGGTTCCTGCGGTACACAGCCCTTTATCAGCCGTACTGGCCGCCCTGGCGCAATTACCCGCTGCGGATGAAAATTCCGGATTAGCACCTTACCTGGAAGTACGGGTATTGGAAGAGGGCCCCGAACCTGCCCGCCGGTTTAAGATAGAATCTGCACTGGCGGGAAAGCATGTTCGCCTGGCCAGGATTGATGTGCGGTACCATAGCAGCTCCACCAACGGCGATCAGACCTCCATTGTTGCGGCAGATGAATTGAGTAACCTGCAACCCTTGGATGTTTTTTCAAAAGTATATCAGTCGAGGTACAACACGGCGGTACCAGAAAAGTTATTGCAACTATTTCACCAGGTAACCCAGGAGGTGACACAAACTTTATAA